The genomic interval GCGCTCGGAGAAGCATGATGCGATCAGAACGCGACGCCCGATTGGAAGAGCTTCTGCTAGAAGACATTTTGAGCGAAATCGTCATTCTCGACGATGAGCCAACGCCCGCGCGACTCTCTCAATTGTGCCAAGACCATCCCCGTTGGAGAAAGGAATTCTACGAATTTTTCGAAACATGGCGCGAGCAGATGGAGTTCGGCGGCGGCGATGCGCCCGAAGAAACGAGCGAAGAATTAGACAATCGCCGGCAAAGCGTGTGCGCGCGAGGCTTGGCCCAGGCTCTGGCGCTGCTCACCCAAAGACATTGCACGGATCAAGTCGGAGCCGACGGGCCGCTGCGCTTATCGGCAATTTTGCGAAACTTTGGTTTGGATGAAGCGCGCTTTGCGCGCGCTTGCGGACTGGATAGGGCGATCATGAGCAAGCTCGATCGAAGATGCATTCAGCCCGCCGAGGATATTCCGCTCCGATGCTTTGAGCTTATGAGCGAAATCGTGGTGCGAAATGTGGGCGCGGAGCAAAGCGGAGCGCACTCAAAAAAAGCGCTGATACAAATTCTTCAGGGCGCTGTTCGTGGTGCGCCGGTGGACATAGAGCGCGGCGTGCTTGCGTTTTTTAGGCGACGAAGTCCCACGCAGAGTTTTGCCCAAGCCATCGAGAGTTCCAGCCTGAGCGAGGATGAGAAACGCTTGTGGCTGGACGCGAACGTCGCTGACACGGTTTGAGCAGCGCACATCACCTCTCGTGCGACGCGCTCAGCGTTGAGGCGCGGGCGCTTCGGCGTTTGACGCGACTTGATTGGCCGCTTCCTCACAGCCTCGGCGCTAGGCGCTTATGACCGCTCGGCGCTTCAAGCCAGAGCGAGACGATGTCGTGGCTGGCGCCGCCATGTTCGATTCGGCGCGTCTTTGGATCGTTGACGAGAATTCCGGTGAGGATGACTTGGTTTATCATGGGGTAGCTCCTGCTGGCTCTAGGGCGCGCGGGAGATCGCCCGCGACGGCGCTCCCGCGCCCAGCCCAGCAGCGGCGGCGTGCAAGTTCAAAATGGTGGGGCCCGCGCCCGTAGGGTCGCAAAGCGACGCGCGCTCAGCGCGCGCGGGGAAACGATTTTGGACTTGTCGGGACGACGCGGGGCCGGGCGGATTGGCGACGGCGTGGGCGAGATGACGCGCGAGAGGAGTGAGCCGAACCTTAGCGCCCGCTGAAAACTAGGCAGCCTCACCTTAGAGACGCGAGCCGGCGATGATCCAGCATTTCGGGCGGGCGTCGGGCGACGCATCTTGTTCTGCGACGGAGGGTAGGCGGAAATCAGTGCGGGCTCATCAAGCGGATTGCTCGCGCGCTGCGTCAGGCTGTGCTGCATGCGGCGTGGCCCCAACGCGCGCCTAGCCGCTTAAGCGCCGAGCGCGCGAGCCCAATCGTTCCAATCGCCAAAGCCGTCGGGGGCCAAAGCGATTTCGCACGCAATCGCGCCCGCCACGCGTTGCAGCACGCGTGCTGCAACGGCTTTACCGGCAGCGTCTCTGTCAGCCGCGATAATCAATCGGTCGATGACTGGCGGGGGTTCAAACTGGGCCAAATTCTCTGCGCTGAGGAAGGCCCATGCGCCGGCGGCGAGCGCGCGGCGCGCCGACAATGCGGTCTCTAGACCTTCGGCGATCACCAGCGTGTGGCCAGGCGCGTCAATGCGCACATAATGGCCCATCAGGCGCCCGATGGTCCGGCGCGGCGTCGCGACCGGCGCCTTGCCGGCGCCATGCGCCGTCAGCAGCGTGACTTGCACGCCTTGCAGCGCCCCGTCCGCATCGACGAGCGCGCTCATAAGCGCTGGTCGTCGAAGACGATCATCAAGGCTTGTCATACGCGGGTGAAAGCGCAGCACGTCAGGGCCGGGCAATTCGCCCTCGATGGCGCGGGCGCGCAGATAGCGCTCGGCCACCGTGCCGGCGATGGGCTGCGATTCAGCCCAAAGCCGGGTCACGCGCGCCATGCGCTCTTCGTCACGCGGCTCAGAATGGACGCGCACAATCTGTTCGGATGAATCTTCATGCTGATCGCGGTCTTCTTCAAGAAGACCAAGGTCGGCGAGTTCAGCTCGCACGGCGCGCCAATCGTCACGCGGTGAGAAACAATGGATGAGCACGCGGCCATCTTCGGTCTCTAAGAGAGAGACAGAGCGATCCGCGGCCCCATGCCCAGGACCGCGGATCAGGGCTCGGCGTCCGCCGTCCATAAGCTGACCGCCCATGGCGTCGACGATGCGCTTAAGCCGCGACATGGATTTCCTCCGGCGCGGGGCTTTTGTCCACCAGCCAATCGAGGGCGTTCTGCGCTTGCGCTGCAGCAAACAAAAACGCGCGTTTGTCGTGCTCGAGCACTTTCATCCAGCTTTCAATATAGGCGGAATGATCTGCGATGTGACCGGGCGGCATGCCTAAATGCGCGCCCAGAATGGCTGCGCCGATTTCGGCGATCAATTCCTCGACGACGTAAGCTGCACGATCAAAGCGCTTGGAGAGATCGCGGCCGACACGGTGGGGAGCGGCGGTGGCGTGCACGCATTCATGGTTCAAGGTCGCAGCGTAGGCGTCCAAGGAATCGAAGGCGGCGATCGGCGGCATGGCGATCATGTCGCGGCTTGGGATGTAGCAGGCGATGTCGCGCGAGAGGGTGCGCTCGATGTCCAGACGCTGAAACCAGGCCTCATGCGCGCCGGCAGCCGAGGCGGCGTCGAAGATTGGTGCGGGATGAAAGTGCGAGGGCAGTCCCTCGATCTGGTTGGCGTTGAAGACAATGTAGGATTTGAGGAAGCGCGCCATTGTCTCGCCTGGCGCTGGGCCGCGCTGCCCTAGGCCGTATCGGGAATGGAGTTGTCCGTAGTGGATGGCTTTCGGAAATCCGACTTCCGCTTTGCGGCGGGCAAACGCTTAGGACCGTTATTGGGATTTTCCCGACGTCTGCGCCTCGTTTAATCTTCGCGCAAAAGGCTCTCGTAGTCCTGACCGCCGTAGAAAATGCCGAGAACGGTAACTACCTTCGGGAGCGCCGAATAGGCAATCGCGACGCGTCTGCGGAAGAAGGTCATTCTCAGACCTCGTCGGATATCGTCCCGTGCGGCGCCAGCGAGGGGCGTTGCGCCGAGCCTTTCGCAACGCTCAACGATTGCGCCGGTGTAGCTCTCGGCAATGGTTGGAGAAGCGTTGGCCGCGATATATTCGTAAAGCGCGATGATCTGCGCTTCCGCTTCAGGAGAGAAGACGACCTCTTTCGGCCGGCTCATGTTCGTTTGGAGTTGCGCTTGTGAACACGAGCCAGCGACGCCTTAACATCCGCGCTTGAGCGCGCGCGACTGGGATCTGCCTTCATCCGATCATACGTCGCTGCGACTTCGCCACGGAGCCAGTGTTCGATCGCTTTGTCGCGGGCTTGCAATGCTCGAAGACCGTCGCGAATGACCTCACTTTCGCTTGCGTATTCGCCAGTAGCGACCTTGTGAGCGACTTCCTTGGCCATCTCGTTGGGGAGGGTGACGCTTAGCTGCTTTGTGGATCGCATAATGTCCTCGCCAGTAGGATTTAATCCTACTAAGAAAAATGTCAAGTTCGGCCCGATTTCAGCGCTCACGTCCGCTTTGCGGCGCCGCATCGTGGAGGGCTGTTATTGGGATCACGCAGCTCGCGTGGCGCGCTAGCGGGGAGGCGAGGCCACTTTCCTTTCGCGTATGGATGCACTAAACAAACCGCATGACGCGCGCCATCCGGCCCCAGATCGCCAGCATTATTATCGTCCCTGCGGGACGGTGATAGCGCGCGTTATTTTCAACAGCGTTAGATTTACCCACCCGTGCCCAACCAGGCCCGCGGGATCAAATACGCGTGTCTGGCACTCTAGGAGAGCCACATGCGTCACGACACTACGCGCCTAACCCATGAACCCCAGGATCGCGGGGCGCGGCATCACATCATCGATGTGGAATGCGCACCGGACCTCGGCATTGTCGTACGGGTGCTAAATTTGCTCGCGACCGCTCGGGCAAAGGTGACATCGATTGCTTCAGAGGTGGTAGGCGAGCGCATGCGTTTACGCGTCAATGCCCGCGGCATGAATGCGCGCCAGGGCGAAACGCTCAGGTGGCGACTAGAGGTTATGCCGGGCGTGTCGCAGGTCCGCCTAGTGAGCGGTAAGTAGATCAGCGCCGCATCATTCCCAACCACACATGTAGCACCGTGGATCTTCAGGACACTTGTAGTGAAGGTCTGTTGTTGAGAACCATCTCGCTTACTTCTGTTTCTGGGATCCCGCGGTCGACCGACAGTCGCGCCAAGTGGTCATGAGAGGACTGCGGAGCCCATCACTATCTAGCCCAGTTTCGAAGTTCAAATCGAAAGCTCGACGTCCCCCTCAACCACTTCTTGCTGTAACTGCGGCCGCTCACCCCGCGCCCAGTGCGCGACGCGGTGCACGACGCGGTAGCGTAGCGGGCCGCCGTCTACTGTTTCGGCGCGTTCAAACGGCGTCGGAATGCAGACGAACTCAGTCTCCAACGCATCCAGCGAAGCGCGCACGGTGGCGTAACCATATCCGCCATAATCGGCGAATTTGAGGTTCGGCGAGACATCCGGATTTCGCACGGCGCGGGCAGCGGCGACATCGCCAGTCTCCTGAAGCATGAGCGAAGAGCGCACACCGTGTAGGATCGTCATGTTGGTCGCGCACTGCGTTGCGCCATCGGGCATGTCACGGATGTAGAGCGCGCGGTAGGGATGATCTCGGCGCATACCGTTGGCGACCACTTCGGCGTGACCTTGGGCCGTGATCGATCCGGTGATGAATTCCACGCCGACGGGGTCGAAGGGGCGTGGCGGCAATGTCTTGCAAGGATAGCCTGCCCAAAACGAATGCTTGTCGCCGGCGACGATTGCAAAGCCGGTGACGCCTTCTTGGCGGACCATGTCGAAAATCTCGCCATGCTCGACAGCGTAACCTGCGTTGAAAACGGCGTAATCATCGTCGGGCCAACGCTCATTGAGCGGCGCAGGCAAATTCTGCGGATCGGCGCGCAAAGTGAGCGTGCCCAAGGAATGACCCCATATCTTCCACGGTGCGGATGAGGCGCGCAGGCGATCCTTGAACCAGGCGATTTGATCAAGCCCTAAATAGCCGTCCGGCGTGGCGCTGACACACTCGTTTGGAATTTCCTCGGCCCCGAAGCGGATGGTCGCAGGGGGCGCGCCGTTATTGTACTCGCGGCCCTGGTCAATGATGTCGAGCGCCGTTTCTGGCAGCATGTTGGGCGGCATGCTCATTTCGAACCAAGTGTTTTGCGGGTTTGGTCCCGCCTTGTAGGAGCGGTTGTCGGTGAGGATCAGTTCAGCGTTCCGGCCATAGCGAAATGCGCGGTGAATTCGCAGTGCGTGGATGGCTACGAGATTGTTAGGCTCGCGACTGAGGCCGCGCCCGTCAAAATCTGACAATGGCGTGTCCGTCACGGCGGGCGCCTCGAACGCATCGCCCGCGCTTGGTTTGACGACGCGCGCGGGCTGGTATTCGTACCAGGCTTGGCTGGCCGCGACCTTCAGATTTTGCGCCGGCTCTGGCGGATCGTTGAAGATTTGCGACTGGCTTTGGAAGCCATTCCACGAGAATTCATGATTGTCCCACACCGGCACGAACGGCCAACGTGCGCGCGCATCCTGTAAGTCGGGATCTGTGAGATAGGCGCGATAGATGGTTCGATAATCGCCAAGATCGGTCGGGAAGTGAAAGTTGCGCACCTTCTTGCCGTTCGGATATCGGAAAAGCTCGCGAAGGCGACGGCCGCGATCTCGTCCATCTGGTGCATCTTCTGGATATTTTACAATTTCATAGACAAAGTCGCCCAAGTGCAGCACAAAACCGAGTTGCTCAGCGCGCGGACGGCGCACGTCTTCGTAGATCATCCGCCGATAAGCGTTGAGCGCGCCGATGGTCGGGTCCTGGCAACTCACGAACGCAAAGCGCACTGGGCGATCGTCATTCTCCGCTGGCGCGGTGAGCGTGCGGCCGACGCGGCTCATATTTCCCGCCTCGTCGACGAAGCGATACCAATATTCGCGCGCGGGCCGCAGGCCTGCGGCTAGGAAGCGGCAGGTCCAGTCGGTGGCCGCACTCACCTCTACATCGCCACGCGCTACGACTCGGGAGAACGCCTCATCGCTGGCAATCTCGACGACAAGGCGATGCGCGCTCACGCCTTCGTCCGGCTCACGGCGCGTCCACAAGATGACGCTATCGGGCGCCGGGTCGCCTGAAGCCACGCCTTGAGGGTAGAGGGCCCGCCGTTCGACGCGGGGCCCCGACGGGGCGTGCGCGCAGCTTTGGCCGAAAGCAAGCGCAGCGCCCAGAGCGGCCGCCTGCTTCATTAGCGTTCGGCGTGTCGATGCTGCGCCCATTGATCTCTCTCCACATGATCGCGTCTTGTAGGACCTCCCCTCGCGCGCTGAGGAGCAATCGAAGATCGACAGAGCGGAGGGGATAGGCGACCGGTTTCGCCGATCAGCAGACGGCTGGCGTCCGGTTTACGGCGTTCAAGCCGGAAGGGCCCTTATTGGGATTTCGCTCCCCTTCATCACCTGAAGTCGCTGAGGGCAAGCGCGCGCCAGCGATCAAAGCCCGAAGGGTGGAGACGCACGCAGGCGTGCGGCTCCATCGCGGCACGCGACGCAAGCGCGCTCGGCGAGGGCCGAGGCGCCCAAATTCTAGCTACCGCAAATAGCATGAAGGCCAGCAATGTTCGCAGAGGACCCAAGCGATGCGAGGCGCTTCAGTGGGGCGTGCCAGCACCCGCTAAATAGCGAGCGTCTATTCATCAGGCGCTGTCGTCTCAAAGGGGAGCCTTCGGATTCACCGGGGCGCGCTTCATCGGGCGGAAGGCAGACTGCCGAGAGCGCAGCGCCCATTAGCGCGCTTTGATCAGAGCCGTGGCGAAGCCGAGTGTGGCGGCGATGCTGGTGGCTGCGCCGCAATAGGCGAGGCCGTAGCGCAGTGCGTCCGGGCCGCCGATTGCGTCTCCGATCAGTGTCACCATGGTTGGCGCGGCGCCAAAGCCGATGATCGCGCCGACGACGATGAAGGCGCCGAGGCATACGCCGCGGATTTCGTTGGGGACGAGCACGGCGATGGCGGCGGCGGTGACGAGGCCGGTGATCGCACCGCACGTCAGCAGCAAGAGTAGCAGCCAGGCAAAACCTGCTGCATCCGACATCAAGGGAAAGAATGCGCCTGGGATGGACAGTGCGGCGGCGATAACTGCGCCGATCAAGATACCGCCCTTGATTTTGCTCTTGTGCCCGAAGTCGGCGGCAAAGCCGCCAACGAGCGCGCCGATCACGCCTGAACCCAGGATGACGAGGCCCATCCAGCCGCCAAATTGCTCGGGCGTGAGATTGTAATGACGTTCCAGCACGGGTGCTGCCCAAATGCTTGCGGCAGCGTCAGCCATCACCACTGTGACTTGACCAAGAAAGAGCGGTGCAAGCAGGCCGCGCCTTTCCCACAATTCGCGCAAGGCCACGGAGAGCGCGGGGTTGGATTCGCTGATTTCCCGCCGTGTGGGTTCACGCAGTGTCAGCAACAGCAGCGAGAGGACGAGGCTGACGCCAGCAAAAACCAGGAGCACATTGCGCCAAGGCGAAAGGCCTTCGATGAGCGGGGCTGCGTTTGCGTAATAGCCGAGAAGCGCTCCGCCGAAGGCGAAGGCGGCGGCGGCGCCCACCATGTTGCCGAGCGAAAGCAGCATCAGCGAACGGCCGCGTGTCGACGGCGAACTCAGGTCAGCCGCCAGTGAGATTGCAACCGTGAGCGAAGAGAAGGCGCCAATGCCGGCGAGCATGCGCGCCGCGAAAATCTGCCAGAACTCCGTGGCGAAAACGCTAAGCGCAGTGCCGATCGTCCAGAGCATGG from Vitreimonas flagellata carries:
- a CDS encoding DUF7146 domain-containing protein, with amino-acid sequence MSRLKRIVDAMGGQLMDGGRRALIRGPGHGAADRSVSLLETEDGRVLIHCFSPRDDWRAVRAELADLGLLEEDRDQHEDSSEQIVRVHSEPRDEERMARVTRLWAESQPIAGTVAERYLRARAIEGELPGPDVLRFHPRMTSLDDRLRRPALMSALVDADGALQGVQVTLLTAHGAGKAPVATPRRTIGRLMGHYVRIDAPGHTLVIAEGLETALSARRALAAGAWAFLSAENLAQFEPPPVIDRLIIAADRDAAGKAVAARVLQRVAGAIACEIALAPDGFGDWNDWARALGA
- a CDS encoding zincin-like metallopeptidase domain-containing protein, with amino-acid sequence MARFLKSYIVFNANQIEGLPSHFHPAPIFDAASAAGAHEAWFQRLDIERTLSRDIACYIPSRDMIAMPPIAAFDSLDAYAATLNHECVHATAAPHRVGRDLSKRFDRAAYVVEELIAEIGAAILGAHLGMPPGHIADHSAYIESWMKVLEHDKRAFLFAAAQAQNALDWLVDKSPAPEEIHVAA
- a CDS encoding type II toxin-antitoxin system RelE/ParE family toxin — translated: MSRPKEVVFSPEAEAQIIALYEYIAANASPTIAESYTGAIVERCERLGATPLAGAARDDIRRGLRMTFFRRRVAIAYSALPKVVTVLGIFYGGQDYESLLRED
- a CDS encoding type II toxin-antitoxin system ParD family antitoxin, with the translated sequence MRSTKQLSVTLPNEMAKEVAHKVATGEYASESEVIRDGLRALQARDKAIEHWLRGEVAATYDRMKADPSRARSSADVKASLARVHKRNSKRT
- a CDS encoding alkaline phosphatase D family protein; translation: MASGDPAPDSVILWTRREPDEGVSAHRLVVEIASDEAFSRVVARGDVEVSAATDWTCRFLAAGLRPAREYWYRFVDEAGNMSRVGRTLTAPAENDDRPVRFAFVSCQDPTIGALNAYRRMIYEDVRRPRAEQLGFVLHLGDFVYEIVKYPEDAPDGRDRGRRLRELFRYPNGKKVRNFHFPTDLGDYRTIYRAYLTDPDLQDARARWPFVPVWDNHEFSWNGFQSQSQIFNDPPEPAQNLKVAASQAWYEYQPARVVKPSAGDAFEAPAVTDTPLSDFDGRGLSREPNNLVAIHALRIHRAFRYGRNAELILTDNRSYKAGPNPQNTWFEMSMPPNMLPETALDIIDQGREYNNGAPPATIRFGAEEIPNECVSATPDGYLGLDQIAWFKDRLRASSAPWKIWGHSLGTLTLRADPQNLPAPLNERWPDDDYAVFNAGYAVEHGEIFDMVRQEGVTGFAIVAGDKHSFWAGYPCKTLPPRPFDPVGVEFITGSITAQGHAEVVANGMRRDHPYRALYIRDMPDGATQCATNMTILHGVRSSLMLQETGDVAAARAVRNPDVSPNLKFADYGGYGYATVRASLDALETEFVCIPTPFERAETVDGGPLRYRVVHRVAHWARGERPQLQQEVVEGDVELSI
- a CDS encoding MFS transporter; protein product: MAQIDVVVADGGVTAPAKRTRVLTSLLLLATTIASASAMRTVFSPVQEVAATDLHLNDFQMSLLQGLAISIPIGLLAIPVGRMTDRGNRANLLFSLAMLWTIGTALSVFATEFWQIFAARMLAGIGAFSSLTVAISLAADLSSPSTRGRSLMLLSLGNMVGAAAAFAFGGALLGYYANAAPLIEGLSPWRNVLLVFAGVSLVLSLLLLTLREPTRREISESNPALSVALRELWERRGLLAPLFLGQVTVVMADAAASIWAAPVLERHYNLTPEQFGGWMGLVILGSGVIGALVGGFAADFGHKSKIKGGILIGAVIAAALSIPGAFFPLMSDAAGFAWLLLLLLTCGAITGLVTAAAIAVLVPNEIRGVCLGAFIVVGAIIGFGAAPTMVTLIGDAIGGPDALRYGLAYCGAATSIAATLGFATALIKAR